Proteins encoded in a region of the Cyclopterus lumpus isolate fCycLum1 chromosome 23, fCycLum1.pri, whole genome shotgun sequence genome:
- the rassf8b gene encoding ras association domain-containing protein 8b, with protein MELKVWVDGVQRIVCGVTEFTTCQEVVIALAQAIGRTGRYTLIEKWRETERHLAPHENPVVSLNKWGQYASDVQLILQRTGPSVSERPTSDGQARVPERGFYRQSLPPLAKLHPSGSDRSLRRREPKRKSLTFTGGAKGLRDIFGKSRDAEAKPPQQRGVSLNLCRVGGIGVASVPGSPARELSRLVQLQRDKLQALESRLLGCEAELQDWEEAAGEGGNVEEELLLLEQQVRRNNAEMVEEEFWQNELQIEHESERQLRQQLVELQGRVCDCEAKLSEYSAHIQSMEGGLEQEQLQQEAVLNQMINEEEVQGQLEEVRAELETQSQHTARLESSCRALERSLGQSSKRLQEKEQELEQLTKELRQVNLQQFIQQTGTKVTVLPAQPAGENDNEVDSGSLKRLCSSRPLPNDLRTLQSVVNSSLNPEGIYV; from the exons GACGCACTGGCAGGTACACGTTGATCGAGAAATGGCGTGAGACAGAACGTCACCTGGCACCGCATGAGAACCCTGTGGTGTCTCTCAACAAGTGGGGTCAGTATGCCAGCGACGTCCAGCTCATCCTCCAGCGAACCGGCCCGTCTGTTAGCGAGCGGCCCACCTCTGACGGGCAGGCTCGCGTCCCAGAGCGAGGCTTCTACCGGCAGAGCCTGCCACCTCTAGCCAAGCTCCACCCGTCAGGGTCAGACCGCTCGCTCAGACGACGGGAACCCAAACGCAAGTCTCTGACCTTCACTGGGGGGGCCAAGGGTCTGCgggacatttttggaaaaagcCGAGATGCTGAAG ccaaaCCGCCCCAGCAGCGGGGTGTGAGTCTGAACCTGTGCAGGGTTGGCGGTATTGGAGTAGCATCAGTACCTGGGAGTCCAGCCAGAGAGCTGAGCCGGCTGGTGcagctgcagagagacaaactCCAGGCCCTGGAGAGCCGTCTGCTGGGCTGCGAGGCCGAGCTGCAAGACTGGGAGGAGGCCGCcggcgag GGAGGAaacgtggaggaggagctgctgctttTAGAGCAGCAGGTGAGGAGGAACAATGcagagatggtggaggaggaattCTGGCAGAACGAGCTGCAGATTGAGCACGAGAGCGAGCGGCAGCTCCGGCAACAGCTAGTCGAGCTGCAGGGCCGCGTATGCGATTGTGAGGCCAAGCTCTCAGAGTACTCGGCACACATACAG AGCATGGAGGGAGGCctggagcaggagcagctgCAACAGGAGGCTGTGCTCAACCAGAtgatcaatgaggaggag GTGCAAGGCCAGCTGGAGGAAGTGAGGGCAGAGCTTGAAACGCAGAGCCAACACACGGCTCGGCTGGAGAGCAGCTGCAGGGCGTTGGAGCGCTCACTTGGCCAGTCGAGCAAGAGATTGCAG gagaaggagcaggagctggagcagcTGACCAAAGAGCTACGACAAGTCAACCTGCAGCAGTTCATTCAGCAGACTGGTACCAAGGTCACCGTGCTGCCTGCTCAACCTGCAGGAGAGAACGACAATG AAGTGGACTCTGGTTCTCTGAAACGACTTTGCTCCTCTCGGCCTTTACCCAACGACCTACGTACCCTTCAAAGCGTTGTGAACTCCAGCCTCAACCCTGAAGGCATCTACGTCTGA